The following proteins come from a genomic window of Proteiniphilum propionicum:
- a CDS encoding phage holin family protein produces MEEKKVSTLFEEMRGDISNFITATLELGKLEVYEKISLASSTITYSLIVAGIALLTLFFILVTVGIYLGEVFQNTWVGFGLVAAFALLVLLIMLLLKKPFKKKVTNRVVRFLMEQNDKDGKNSNK; encoded by the coding sequence ATGGAAGAAAAAAAAGTAAGTACGCTGTTCGAGGAAATGAGAGGTGATATATCGAACTTCATCACTGCCACACTCGAGCTCGGAAAACTGGAAGTTTATGAAAAAATAAGCCTGGCTTCATCAACAATCACCTATAGCCTGATTGTTGCGGGCATTGCATTATTAACACTTTTTTTCATACTCGTAACTGTAGGGATTTATTTGGGTGAAGTATTTCAGAACACCTGGGTAGGATTCGGCTTAGTGGCAGCTTTTGCCCTGCTGGTTCTGCTGATAATGCTTCTCCTAAAAAAACCTTTCAAGAAAAAAGTCACCAATCGCGTTGTTCGCTTTTTGATGGAACAAAACGATAAGGATGGAAAAAACAGTAATAAATGA
- a CDS encoding YtxH domain-containing protein produces the protein MKSEAKLLLGLGIGIALGAAVGYIIGTDRREEWLEQANEFADKLKTNIKSAVYKGKSEVHDLKEDIDDIAEIAKKELAKQ, from the coding sequence ATGAAATCAGAAGCAAAATTATTACTGGGATTAGGTATTGGTATTGCGCTTGGCGCTGCTGTGGGTTACATTATTGGAACCGACAGAAGAGAGGAATGGCTTGAGCAAGCCAATGAATTTGCAGACAAACTAAAAACTAATATTAAATCTGCTGTTTACAAGGGAAAAAGCGAAGTACATGATCTAAAAGAGGATATTGATGACATTGCTGAGATAGCAAAGAAAGAGCTTGCAAAACAATAA
- the miaB gene encoding tRNA (N6-isopentenyl adenosine(37)-C2)-methylthiotransferase MiaB, whose protein sequence is MNSDKIKEKKLFIETYGCQMNVADTEVVASIMEMDGYTLTDNDRDADAIFVNTCSIRDNAEQKVIQRLDYFNALKRKRKENLIIGVLGCMAERVKTGLIENHNVDLVVGPDAYLDLPNLVGAAERGEKAMNIELSRTETYKDVIPLKMSGSNISGYISIMRGCNKFCTYCIVPYTRGRERSREPESILNELRDMREKGFREVILLGQNVNSYRYREGEKSILFHELLSMVAEAAPEMRIRFTTSHPWDMNDQTLETIAKYKNLCNYIHLPVQSGSSRMLKLMNRRYNREWYLERIEAIKRIIPDCGLSTDIMCGFHSETEEDHQETLSLMREVAFDSAFMFKYSERPGTYASKKLEDNVPEEVKARRLQEIIDLQMELSHQSNERDLGKEFEILVEGFSKRSREQLFGRTDQNKVVIFDKKNHRIGQFLKVRITGFTSATLLGEALTAE, encoded by the coding sequence ATGAATTCAGATAAAATTAAAGAAAAGAAACTATTTATAGAGACTTACGGATGCCAGATGAACGTGGCAGATACAGAGGTAGTTGCATCTATAATGGAGATGGATGGCTATACACTCACAGATAACGACCGTGATGCAGATGCTATTTTCGTAAACACATGCTCTATCCGTGATAACGCTGAACAGAAGGTTATTCAGCGACTCGACTATTTCAATGCATTGAAGAGAAAAAGGAAGGAGAACCTTATAATAGGTGTGCTGGGATGCATGGCAGAACGTGTAAAAACTGGTCTTATAGAGAATCACAATGTAGACCTGGTTGTCGGCCCCGATGCCTACCTCGACCTGCCCAACCTTGTAGGTGCGGCAGAACGGGGAGAGAAAGCCATGAATATAGAGCTGTCACGTACAGAGACTTATAAGGATGTGATCCCCTTAAAAATGAGCGGAAGCAATATCTCGGGATACATATCCATAATGCGCGGATGTAACAAATTTTGCACCTACTGTATTGTCCCCTACACCCGCGGTCGCGAACGAAGCCGCGAGCCTGAGAGCATCCTCAATGAGCTGCGCGACATGCGCGAAAAAGGTTTCAGAGAAGTAATACTGCTTGGACAAAACGTAAACTCATACCGGTATAGAGAGGGGGAAAAAAGCATTCTGTTTCATGAACTGCTATCAATGGTTGCAGAGGCTGCTCCTGAAATGCGTATCCGCTTCACTACTTCCCATCCCTGGGATATGAACGACCAAACTCTTGAGACTATAGCTAAATACAAAAATCTTTGCAACTACATCCACCTTCCTGTGCAATCGGGAAGTTCGCGAATGCTTAAGTTGATGAACAGGAGGTACAACAGGGAGTGGTATTTAGAACGTATCGAAGCCATCAAACGTATTATTCCTGATTGCGGGCTATCAACCGATATCATGTGTGGTTTCCATTCCGAAACGGAGGAAGATCATCAGGAGACACTCTCATTAATGCGTGAGGTGGCCTTCGATTCGGCTTTTATGTTCAAATACTCAGAAAGGCCGGGGACATACGCTTCTAAAAAGCTGGAAGACAATGTACCGGAAGAGGTAAAGGCCAGGCGTTTGCAGGAAATTATCGACCTGCAGATGGAACTGTCTCACCAAAGCAATGAAAGAGATCTGGGTAAAGAGTTTGAAATACTGGTAGAGGGTTTCTCCAAACGTTCACGGGAACAGCTTTTCGGTCGTACCGATCAGAATAAAGTGGTCATCTTTGACAAAAAAAATCACCGTATAGGGCAGTTCCTTAAAGTAAGAATAACGGGATTCACATCAGCAACATTGTTAGGTGAGGCCTTAACTGCAGAATAG
- a CDS encoding succinate CoA transferase, protein MALKFISAEEAAFLVKNNDNVGFSGFTHAGCPKVVPVEIAKRAEAEHAKGNPFKIGIFTGASTGDSIDGTLSRAKAIKFRTPYQTNKDMREAINRGELDYFDLHLSQLAQEIRYGFLGGINVAIIEASQVTEKGVIVPTTAVGIVPTICRLADIVIVELNKRVPAKLRGIHDIYELQDPPKRREIPIYEVQTRIGLDYVKVNPEKIFVVETDRDGEGHGFTPVDDVTAQIGNNVADFFVSEMKAGRIPHHFLPIQSGVGNIANAVLASMGGNPYIPRFEVYTEVIQDAVLDMMQKGCISFASGCSLTVSNDALHQFYDDLDFFKNKLVLRPSEISNNPGLARRLGVIALNTAIEVDIFGSVNSSHVNGNKMMNGIGGSGDFTRNSYLSVFLTPSTAKGGAVSCIVPKVTHEDHTEHSVKIVVSEYGVADLRGKGPRNRAEEIIEKCAHPDYRPLLHEYLNRGVKGHIPQDIYACFAFHHALKETGSMLNTDFLKYKMP, encoded by the coding sequence ATGGCATTAAAATTTATCAGTGCTGAAGAGGCTGCGTTTCTTGTGAAAAATAACGACAATGTTGGCTTCAGCGGTTTCACCCATGCCGGTTGCCCCAAAGTGGTACCGGTGGAGATAGCTAAAAGGGCGGAGGCAGAGCATGCAAAGGGTAATCCGTTTAAGATTGGTATATTTACCGGGGCATCAACCGGTGATTCCATCGATGGAACTCTTTCCCGTGCAAAAGCAATTAAATTCCGTACGCCTTATCAGACTAACAAAGATATGCGTGAGGCAATTAACCGGGGAGAGCTCGATTATTTTGATCTCCATCTTTCTCAACTGGCTCAGGAAATAAGATACGGATTCCTTGGTGGTATAAATGTAGCTATTATTGAGGCTAGCCAGGTGACTGAAAAGGGGGTAATTGTTCCGACAACTGCTGTGGGAATTGTCCCTACCATATGCCGATTGGCAGATATTGTAATTGTAGAGTTGAATAAAAGAGTCCCGGCGAAATTACGCGGAATTCATGATATATATGAACTGCAGGATCCTCCCAAAAGGCGTGAAATACCTATATATGAAGTGCAAACACGTATAGGGTTGGACTATGTGAAAGTAAATCCTGAAAAGATATTTGTGGTGGAAACCGACAGGGATGGCGAGGGTCACGGTTTTACCCCTGTAGATGATGTAACGGCGCAGATCGGCAACAACGTGGCTGATTTTTTCGTGTCGGAAATGAAAGCCGGTCGTATCCCCCACCATTTTCTGCCAATACAGTCGGGAGTGGGAAATATTGCCAACGCAGTCCTGGCATCGATGGGTGGAAATCCCTATATTCCCCGTTTCGAAGTATATACTGAAGTGATACAGGATGCTGTTCTTGACATGATGCAGAAGGGTTGTATCTCCTTTGCCAGCGGCTGTTCGCTTACCGTGAGCAACGATGCGCTTCATCAGTTCTACGATGATCTGGATTTTTTTAAAAACAAACTTGTGTTGCGCCCCTCTGAAATTTCTAATAACCCGGGACTTGCACGTCGGTTGGGTGTTATTGCTTTGAATACAGCTATTGAGGTAGATATTTTTGGAAGTGTAAACTCATCTCATGTTAATGGTAACAAGATGATGAATGGTATTGGAGGATCGGGGGACTTTACACGTAACTCCTATCTGTCGGTATTTCTCACTCCTTCCACAGCAAAGGGTGGAGCTGTAAGCTGCATAGTTCCCAAGGTTACACACGAAGATCACACCGAGCATTCAGTGAAGATTGTGGTATCTGAATATGGTGTGGCCGATTTGAGAGGAAAAGGGCCAAGAAACCGTGCCGAAGAGATAATAGAGAAATGTGCTCATCCCGATTATCGTCCTTTGTTGCACGAATATCTCAATCGTGGCGTGAAAGGGCATATTCCGCAGGATATTTATGCATGTTTCGCCTTTCATCATGCACTGAAAGAGACGGGGAGTATGCTGAACACCGATTTTTTAAAGTATAAAATGCCCTGA
- a CDS encoding response regulator transcription factor: protein MKISELTPREQQVSELIAWGSSKKEVAHLLFISERTVDQHVRNIYEKTGCNKINELSAWWFCNRFNISFNLSPLVSKAIAGILLIIFSYGEIHDTSQYTQQRSSRIRIERLYRRSRSRTQSCRFSEDPLTA, encoded by the coding sequence ATGAAAATATCAGAACTCACACCCCGGGAACAACAGGTTTCTGAATTAATAGCCTGGGGCTCTTCAAAAAAGGAAGTAGCCCATCTTCTCTTTATATCTGAGCGTACTGTAGATCAGCACGTACGAAATATATACGAAAAGACAGGCTGCAACAAAATTAACGAGCTTTCTGCTTGGTGGTTTTGTAACCGGTTTAACATCAGCTTCAACCTCTCACCGTTAGTAAGCAAAGCAATAGCCGGAATACTTCTAATTATATTCTCTTACGGAGAAATACATGACACCTCACAATATACTCAACAAAGATCTTCTCGGATTAGAATAGAGCGACTTTATAGACGTTCACGTTCTCGTACTCAATCATGCCGATTTAGCGAAGATCCATTAACTGCATGA
- a CDS encoding CHC2 zinc finger domain-containing protein: MHIKKEDQDKVKQAAEGRLLDVIKENVPMARRGSTYYGQCPSCHEVKGFEFSEKKNIFKCFKCGFGGNDPVSFYMKLGKEYLEAIQELANQFNVYIEPPKEKRKKTSGKTYCRRMLEESGLTPADVQAKIFSKDVNNTTTVSKVFLSGTINSRNERVFDDGDDVIIEYYDLEGEPVRYEQILNGKPTGKVKDYFRVRWQYPDEHLDKNGKPFKYKSPVGSGSFIYIPHRIREKYKTGQKIQRLFIQEGEKKAEKACKEGIDSVAISGIHNLARNGKLHEDLVKLIQACEVKEIVLLFDSDWNQISKNIGINDYADQRPRSFFTSVRNFKEYCVQLRNSRSIHLEIFFGHIKENEKKDKGIDDLLSNTLKKKEHLLKEDIDFLINEKSLEGKYLQLYKITTMSDSKIANIWSLNSANDFAEAHREVLKQLPEFRIGKYRWRFNDKGEIESAQPIEADEKYWEEIDKFDRSGAFVRTEYRFRYERSFRFLQNRGFYRFAKPDGSYEFIRTEYPFVETIPSHEKIRDFVKDFTREIANEEVLEMLHRGGPQFLGPEKLSNLFFHEPSFEKPLRDRQLFYFKDNYWEVKENGIIENDYTSINHQIWRDQVNDFQAKRVNPLMNITKVDDKFKITINKNGQKSHFLQFLINTSNFTWRLEQKELPVPEDELDENNTHLISKLAAVGYMLMSAKDRSVSRAVVAMDGKQSEVGTSNGRSGKSILGELFKQVLPTVSINGKHKDFDKDPFIWDEVTVKTKVVFIDDVRTNFNFEFLFANITGDWSINYKGERRATLSFYDSPKVYITTNHALNGEGASFNDRQWKIAFSDYYNDKHKPVDDFGTLFFDEWDFEQWNLMWNLLAECVQIYLRFGIVEAPSQRIEQRKLRQSMGEDFISWADEYFSDDERRNVRLKRREVYDDYLEYAPDQRRYTTASRFKSLIRFYCQWKDYLFNPHKYDPATGLCQFFDKDGRPDDSDKSGGVEYIMLGDQEKWSDPNASPELSEERPSDLPF; the protein is encoded by the coding sequence ATGCATATTAAAAAAGAAGATCAAGACAAAGTAAAACAAGCGGCTGAAGGCCGTCTTCTCGATGTTATAAAAGAGAATGTCCCAATGGCACGTCGCGGATCAACCTATTACGGTCAGTGTCCAAGTTGTCATGAAGTGAAAGGTTTTGAATTTAGCGAGAAGAAAAATATATTTAAGTGCTTTAAGTGCGGCTTTGGAGGTAATGACCCGGTTTCGTTTTACATGAAATTAGGCAAAGAGTATCTAGAAGCTATTCAAGAATTGGCCAACCAGTTTAATGTTTACATAGAACCACCAAAAGAAAAGAGAAAAAAAACATCCGGAAAAACCTATTGCAGGCGAATGCTCGAAGAGTCAGGATTAACACCTGCAGATGTTCAGGCAAAAATATTCAGTAAAGATGTAAACAATACAACCACGGTTTCAAAGGTTTTTTTGTCCGGAACAATCAATAGTCGTAATGAAAGGGTATTTGATGATGGTGATGATGTGATAATTGAATATTACGACCTGGAAGGTGAACCTGTCAGATATGAACAAATTTTAAACGGTAAACCTACCGGTAAGGTTAAAGACTATTTCCGTGTTCGCTGGCAATACCCGGACGAACACCTTGACAAAAATGGTAAGCCATTTAAATACAAATCGCCGGTAGGTTCAGGATCCTTTATTTATATTCCACACAGAATTCGAGAAAAATATAAAACTGGTCAGAAAATTCAGAGATTATTTATCCAGGAAGGAGAAAAAAAAGCTGAAAAAGCATGTAAGGAAGGTATTGATTCTGTTGCAATTTCAGGAATTCACAATTTGGCCAGAAATGGAAAACTTCATGAGGATCTGGTCAAATTGATTCAAGCATGTGAAGTTAAGGAAATAGTGCTATTGTTCGATTCGGACTGGAACCAGATATCAAAAAACATTGGTATTAATGATTATGCGGATCAACGGCCAAGATCATTTTTCACATCAGTGAGAAATTTTAAAGAATACTGTGTACAGCTTCGTAACTCCCGTTCTATTCACTTAGAAATATTCTTTGGCCATATAAAAGAAAATGAAAAGAAAGATAAGGGAATTGATGATCTATTATCAAATACACTTAAGAAAAAAGAACATCTGCTGAAAGAAGATATCGACTTCCTTATCAATGAAAAATCGCTCGAGGGTAAGTATCTGCAGCTTTATAAAATTACTACCATGAGTGACTCCAAAATTGCAAATATTTGGAGTCTTAACAGTGCAAATGACTTTGCTGAAGCTCACAGGGAAGTGTTAAAGCAACTTCCGGAATTTCGTATAGGAAAATATCGCTGGCGTTTCAATGATAAAGGGGAAATCGAGTCAGCTCAGCCAATTGAGGCAGATGAAAAATACTGGGAAGAAATAGATAAGTTTGACAGAAGCGGTGCATTTGTGCGAACTGAATATCGATTTAGATATGAGCGTTCATTCCGGTTCCTTCAAAACAGGGGTTTTTATCGTTTTGCAAAACCTGATGGCTCTTACGAGTTTATACGCACTGAGTATCCATTTGTTGAAACAATACCCAGTCACGAAAAAATAAGAGACTTTGTAAAAGATTTCACTCGCGAAATAGCAAATGAAGAGGTTTTAGAAATGCTACACCGGGGAGGACCGCAATTCCTTGGACCAGAAAAGCTATCAAACCTTTTCTTTCATGAGCCCAGCTTTGAGAAACCACTTCGTGATCGGCAGCTATTCTATTTTAAAGATAACTATTGGGAGGTTAAAGAAAACGGGATTATTGAAAATGATTATACATCAATTAATCACCAGATTTGGAGAGATCAAGTAAATGACTTCCAGGCCAAACGTGTCAATCCATTAATGAATATCACAAAAGTTGATGATAAGTTCAAAATAACCATAAATAAAAATGGCCAGAAATCACACTTCCTGCAGTTCCTAATAAACACTTCAAATTTTACGTGGCGTTTAGAACAAAAAGAGCTTCCAGTTCCTGAGGATGAGCTTGACGAAAACAACACACATCTCATTTCAAAACTTGCTGCAGTTGGCTATATGCTTATGTCGGCCAAAGATAGGTCGGTTTCCAGAGCAGTTGTAGCCATGGATGGAAAGCAATCTGAAGTTGGAACTTCAAATGGACGTTCAGGGAAATCTATTCTGGGTGAATTATTTAAGCAAGTACTGCCAACTGTAAGCATAAATGGGAAGCATAAAGACTTTGATAAGGATCCTTTTATTTGGGACGAGGTAACGGTGAAAACGAAGGTTGTATTCATTGATGACGTTAGAACTAATTTTAATTTTGAATTCCTTTTCGCCAACATTACCGGTGACTGGTCCATTAATTACAAAGGCGAACGTCGTGCAACTCTTTCGTTCTACGACTCACCAAAAGTATATATTACTACAAATCATGCATTGAACGGTGAAGGGGCATCATTCAATGACCGTCAGTGGAAAATAGCCTTTTCGGACTACTACAATGATAAGCATAAACCGGTTGATGATTTCGGTACCCTCTTTTTTGATGAATGGGATTTTGAGCAATGGAACCTTATGTGGAATCTGCTTGCTGAGTGTGTGCAGATATATTTACGTTTCGGCATTGTTGAAGCTCCATCTCAGAGAATTGAACAGCGTAAGCTCCGCCAGTCAATGGGTGAAGATTTCATCTCCTGGGCAGATGAATATTTCTCAGATGACGAACGTCGAAACGTAAGACTTAAGAGAAGAGAAGTCTATGATGATTATCTGGAGTATGCTCCGGATCAGAGAAGATATACAACAGCTTCTCGCTTCAAGTCGCTTATACGCTTTTACTGCCAATGGAAGGACTATCTTTTCAATCCACACAAATATGATCCAGCAACAGGTCTCTGTCAATTCTTTGATAAAGATGGGCGTCCTGATGATTCGGATAAGTCAGGTGGTGTGGAATATATCATGCTAGGAGATCAGGAAAAATGGAGCGATCCTAATGCCAGTCCGGAATTAAGTGAAGAGAGACCATCAGACCTGCCATTCTAA
- a CDS encoding S49 family peptidase: MLHKHGILSNIWLINASHASNYLPLITSYLKGELKEKENNQHDYLRFAEKNLSGYHVSEFGNATPPEEAHEDSIAIIDFTNAITKYDSWCDAGMLTKSDLLQRCFDNDNIKGIIFNIDSGGGEGAAMRHISETIAQRNKPIISYVSDFACSAAYGIASCTDLIVANSELATVGSIGTYVSVADYTEYFKKMGINLIEVYASDSTEKNMEVREAVKGNTKPLLELANRYNEHFLSMIEENRKEHLKADRSKWGTGKTFFASDALEIGLIDKIDSFSNILNYFV; encoded by the coding sequence ATGCTACACAAACACGGAATTCTCTCAAATATCTGGTTAATTAATGCATCACATGCATCTAATTATTTACCTCTTATCACTTCATATCTTAAAGGTGAGTTGAAAGAAAAAGAAAATAATCAGCACGATTATTTACGCTTTGCAGAAAAAAACCTCTCCGGGTACCATGTTTCTGAATTCGGCAATGCTACTCCACCGGAAGAAGCTCATGAAGATTCAATTGCAATTATTGATTTTACCAATGCTATAACAAAATATGATTCTTGGTGTGATGCAGGAATGCTAACAAAATCAGATCTGCTTCAAAGATGTTTCGACAATGACAATATTAAAGGCATCATTTTCAATATCGACTCAGGTGGTGGTGAAGGTGCAGCAATGCGTCATATATCTGAAACTATAGCACAGAGAAATAAACCCATTATTTCATACGTATCCGACTTTGCATGTTCTGCTGCTTATGGAATAGCTTCCTGCACAGATCTTATCGTTGCAAATTCAGAACTGGCTACTGTAGGATCTATAGGTACATATGTCAGTGTAGCTGATTATACCGAATATTTCAAAAAGATGGGTATTAACCTTATTGAGGTTTATGCAAGCGACTCAACTGAAAAAAACATGGAGGTTCGCGAAGCTGTAAAAGGTAATACTAAACCTCTTCTAGAATTGGCCAACCGGTACAATGAACACTTTCTCTCGATGATAGAAGAGAATAGAAAAGAGCATCTTAAAGCTGATCGCTCGAAATGGGGTACCGGTAAAACATTCTTTGCTTCTGATGCCCTGGAAATAGGGCTAATTGATAAAATTGACTCATTTTCTAACATCTTAAATTACTTTGTATGA
- a CDS encoding phospholipase D family protein: MKTIFKEYFPHGPLPGKIIPYAHKGEWAVHEILPFLFQYIGPFHLSVASFNISEDSLRPMFFMKEKNKLLSVRFLFDMNVHRHKIDMMFFSSSVADQIRLSSTHMKILLVQNRLINFAMVGSANMNLVMRHEAGIMTTEDTTFNYYKQYYDKVFENDSIPFIFE, from the coding sequence ATGAAAACTATATTTAAGGAGTATTTTCCGCATGGGCCGTTGCCCGGCAAAATAATTCCTTACGCGCATAAAGGGGAATGGGCAGTACATGAGATACTGCCTTTTCTTTTTCAATATATCGGACCATTTCATTTGTCCGTAGCATCTTTCAATATATCAGAGGATAGCCTCCGGCCAATGTTTTTCATGAAAGAAAAAAATAAGCTGTTAAGCGTTCGTTTTCTCTTTGACATGAATGTACACCGGCATAAAATAGACATGATGTTTTTTTCTTCAAGTGTTGCTGATCAGATCAGACTCTCATCAACTCACATGAAGATTTTGCTGGTCCAAAACAGGCTTATAAACTTTGCAATGGTGGGAAGTGCCAATATGAACCTGGTAATGCGTCATGAAGCTGGAATAATGACAACAGAGGATACTACGTTCAATTATTATAAACAGTATTACGATAAAGTTTTCGAAAATGACTCTATACCCTTCATATTCGAATAA
- a CDS encoding DnaB-like helicase C-terminal domain-containing protein produces MEKISEIVESTLSKENSSDSNLTSGIKDLDKGLVNWRNGELILISGRPSMGKTAFMTTLIVNLAVKSKIPVGVFSIVDSENQLVVNLLSNYCKVDNFGLRNNSLIDEEWERLDKKIKDVIDSDIYIECPSRLLIDDLTEKASSLVKEKGVKAIFIDYVQLLTVTNKYSENRYNEMNYISRELKALAREYDIPVFVVSQMNRRSETERNNFTVEGLKPRLSDLRDSGTLCDDADVVLFIFRPEYYRITEDEYGNSLLGTAEILVKKNRNGYPFSVNLNYKPEHLLFTDIT; encoded by the coding sequence ATGGAAAAAATAAGTGAAATAGTAGAAAGCACGCTAAGCAAGGAGAATAGTTCTGATAGTAATTTGACTTCAGGGATCAAGGATTTAGACAAAGGTCTCGTAAATTGGAGGAATGGTGAGCTCATTTTAATTTCAGGAAGGCCTTCAATGGGGAAAACTGCTTTTATGACAACTCTAATTGTAAACTTGGCTGTAAAATCAAAGATTCCTGTAGGTGTATTCTCGATTGTAGATAGTGAAAATCAACTTGTAGTAAATTTGTTGTCAAATTACTGTAAGGTTGATAATTTCGGATTGAGAAATAATAGTTTAATTGATGAAGAGTGGGAGCGTTTAGATAAAAAAATTAAGGATGTCATAGATTCCGATATTTATATTGAATGCCCTTCCAGGCTACTTATTGATGATTTGACAGAAAAAGCTTCATCCTTGGTTAAAGAAAAAGGAGTTAAAGCAATATTTATTGATTACGTTCAGTTGCTAACTGTCACCAATAAATATAGCGAGAACAGATATAATGAAATGAATTATATCTCTCGTGAATTAAAGGCTTTAGCTAGAGAATACGATATACCGGTATTTGTCGTATCGCAAATGAATCGCAGATCAGAAACAGAAAGAAATAATTTTACAGTTGAAGGTCTAAAGCCACGTCTTTCAGATCTCAGGGACAGTGGAACTCTCTGTGATGATGCTGATGTAGTATTATTTATATTCAGACCAGAATACTATCGCATTACTGAAGATGAATATGGAAACTCTTTACTTGGTACGGCTGAGATCTTAGTGAAAAAGAACAGGAATGGATATCCTTTTAGTGTCAATCTTAACTATAAACCGGAACATCTTCTGTTTACTGATATCACTTAA
- a CDS encoding helix-turn-helix domain-containing protein — MNNNMYKNRTLKHQIEVTVEKGEDKTYSAFISGENPLPFGLIGDGNTVQEAMDDFMQSFEDMKSYYKKSNMEFPKNVSFSFKYDMASFLSYYSKILTLSGLEQLTGVNQGQLSHYVTGRRKPSKRTVHKIEKELHNFASEISKIEFV, encoded by the coding sequence ATGAATAACAATATGTATAAAAACAGAACATTAAAACACCAAATTGAAGTTACTGTAGAGAAGGGTGAAGATAAAACTTATAGTGCTTTTATCTCTGGTGAAAATCCTCTTCCGTTTGGTCTGATAGGTGACGGTAATACCGTTCAGGAAGCTATGGATGATTTTATGCAGAGCTTTGAAGATATGAAATCATATTATAAGAAATCAAATATGGAATTTCCTAAAAACGTAAGTTTCTCTTTTAAGTATGATATGGCATCATTTCTCTCATATTACTCTAAAATACTGACCTTATCAGGTCTGGAACAGTTGACAGGAGTAAATCAAGGGCAGCTGAGTCACTATGTAACTGGTAGAAGAAAGCCAAGTAAAAGAACAGTACATAAAATAGAAAAAGAGCTGCATAATTTTGCTTCAGAGATATCTAAAATAGAATTTGTTTAA
- a CDS encoding type II toxin-antitoxin system HicA family toxin has translation MKYSEVERKLKKKGCYCVDDSGKHPVWFSPITGKQFTLGHHKSQEVKKGTLHSIERDSGVSL, from the coding sequence ATGAAGTATTCTGAAGTTGAGCGAAAGCTCAAAAAAAAGGGGTGTTATTGTGTTGATGATAGTGGAAAACACCCCGTGTGGTTTAGTCCAATTACCGGAAAACAATTTACACTTGGGCATCATAAATCACAAGAAGTAAAAAAAGGTACTCTCCACAGTATCGAGCGTGATTCGGGGGTTAGTCTTTAA